One genomic region from Hoeflea algicola encodes:
- a CDS encoding TRAP transporter large permease — protein METAILFVLVLGLLFVGVPVAVSLGLSSIILIAFFSNDSMSSVAIQLFTASQNYTLLAIPFFVLASAFMSTGGVAKRIIRFAIATVGHFRGGLAMASVLACMLFAALSGSSPATVVAIGTIAIAGMRQVGYSKEFAAGIIANAGTLGILIPPSIVMVVYAAATDVSVGRMFLAGVVPGIVAGLMLMVAIYIVARIKGLPSEPWRGIGEIVSGGKEAGWGLFLIVIIIGGIYGGVFTPTEAAAVAAVYSFFIAIFIYRDMGPMAGITWVNETDSRAARAGFSGVVYAVAFYFVWMILSFFATNDSDTVTFTGRSNLGLAISFVILVAYTTWRGDKGIAGVPSALAAGLPIWGRNLKLMGRNFGKAFFNEDIRKVMVDASKTTIMLMFIIVNALLFAHVLTSERIPDAITQLMLGYGFTWFTFLIAVNILLLIGGQFMEPSGLLLIVAPVVFPIAMELGVDPVHLGIIMVVNMEIGMITPPIGLNLFVTSGITGMSLVQVVRAAMPFVAVLFLFLIIVTYVPVLSTWLPYSLMGPELVTR, from the coding sequence ATGGAAACCGCAATTCTGTTTGTGCTCGTTCTCGGGCTTCTGTTCGTCGGTGTGCCGGTGGCCGTGTCGCTGGGGCTGTCTTCGATCATTCTGATCGCGTTCTTCTCCAATGATTCAATGTCGTCGGTGGCGATCCAGCTGTTCACTGCCTCGCAAAACTACACCTTGCTCGCCATCCCGTTCTTCGTTCTGGCCTCGGCTTTCATGTCGACCGGCGGCGTTGCCAAGCGCATCATTCGCTTTGCGATTGCGACCGTTGGCCATTTCCGCGGCGGGCTTGCCATGGCGAGCGTGCTTGCCTGCATGTTGTTTGCGGCGTTATCGGGATCATCGCCGGCGACAGTTGTTGCCATTGGCACCATTGCCATCGCCGGTATGCGGCAGGTCGGATATTCCAAGGAATTTGCGGCGGGCATCATTGCCAATGCGGGTACACTGGGAATCCTTATTCCGCCCTCGATCGTCATGGTGGTCTATGCAGCGGCTACGGATGTGTCAGTGGGCCGGATGTTTCTGGCAGGCGTGGTTCCAGGCATCGTTGCCGGCCTGATGCTGATGGTGGCGATTTATATTGTTGCGCGGATCAAGGGACTTCCGTCAGAACCCTGGCGCGGAATTGGCGAGATCGTTTCGGGTGGCAAGGAAGCCGGTTGGGGCTTGTTTCTGATCGTCATCATTATCGGTGGCATCTATGGCGGGGTCTTCACACCGACAGAAGCGGCTGCGGTCGCCGCAGTCTATTCCTTCTTTATCGCGATCTTCATTTATCGCGACATGGGGCCGATGGCAGGCATCACATGGGTCAATGAGACTGATTCACGCGCTGCCCGTGCGGGATTTTCCGGTGTCGTCTATGCGGTGGCCTTCTATTTTGTCTGGATGATCCTGTCGTTTTTCGCCACCAATGATTCTGACACGGTCACCTTCACCGGCCGCTCCAATCTCGGTCTGGCGATCTCGTTTGTCATTCTGGTGGCTTACACCACCTGGCGCGGTGACAAGGGGATTGCCGGGGTGCCATCAGCACTGGCCGCAGGCTTGCCGATCTGGGGCCGAAACCTCAAGCTGATGGGGCGCAATTTCGGCAAGGCCTTCTTCAACGAGGATATCCGCAAGGTAATGGTCGACGCGTCGAAGACCACCATCATGCTGATGTTTATTATCGTCAACGCGCTGCTGTTTGCCCATGTGCTGACTTCGGAACGGATTCCCGATGCGATCACCCAGTTGATGCTTGGCTATGGCTTCACCTGGTTCACCTTCCTGATCGCAGTCAATATCCTGCTGTTGATCGGTGGCCAATTCATGGAGCCATCCGGTCTGCTCCTGATCGTGGCGCCGGTGGTGTTTCCGATCGCCATGGAGCTTGGCGTCGACCCGGTGCATCTGGGTATTATCATGGTAGTTAACATGGAGATCGGCATGATCACGCCGCCGATTGGGCTCAACCTGTTCGTCACGTCCGGGATTACCGGGATGAGCCTGGTGCAGGTGGTACGCGCGGCGATGCCGTTTGTCGCCGTGTTGTTCCTGTTCCTGATCATCGTCACCTATGTGCCGGTGCTCTCGACATGGCTGCCCTACAGCCTGATGGGGCCGGAGCTCGTGACCAGATAG
- a CDS encoding TRAP transporter small permease, with protein MGAVILVFYVAERRNPDLVTRFEENVLAVILALITIVSFVQVIARYGFNSGWTGALEFTRILFAWMILFGMSYGLKQGMHLGVDALLRLFPKRVFRFFAIFGAVCAFLYAAILIESAWLGIFGANTRGGAMVYWSKMYQIGIGLDDLRYPEWMQDSLGVKERVQRWIAYLILPIGLGLFGFRALQAIGAIWRGDRELIIAGHEAEDLVAENRNVLKD; from the coding sequence ATGGGCGCAGTGATCTTGGTGTTCTATGTTGCGGAGCGCCGCAATCCAGACTTGGTCACGCGCTTTGAGGAGAATGTGCTCGCCGTTATTCTGGCGCTGATCACGATCGTCTCCTTTGTTCAGGTCATCGCGCGGTACGGCTTCAACAGCGGCTGGACCGGTGCGCTCGAGTTTACCCGGATCCTGTTTGCCTGGATGATCCTGTTCGGCATGAGCTACGGTCTCAAGCAGGGCATGCATCTCGGTGTAGACGCCCTTCTGCGACTTTTTCCCAAACGGGTGTTTCGCTTCTTTGCCATTTTCGGCGCGGTTTGCGCCTTTCTCTATGCCGCAATCCTGATTGAATCGGCGTGGCTCGGAATCTTTGGCGCGAATACCCGCGGCGGGGCGATGGTTTATTGGTCGAAGATGTATCAGATCGGCATCGGACTTGACGATCTGCGCTATCCCGAATGGATGCAGGACAGTCTCGGCGTGAAAGAGCGCGTACAGCGCTGGATTGCCTATCTCATTCTACCCATCGGACTGGGCTTGTTCGGCTTCCGTGCACTGCAGGCCATTGGGGCTATCTGGCGCGGCGATCGCGAACTGATCATTGCCGGACATGAGGCGGAAGACCTCGTTGCCGAAAACCGCAACGTTTTGAAGGACTGA
- a CDS encoding DctP family TRAP transporter solute-binding subunit: MKKLLLGAVSAAALVLSANAASANCDDGEMVIKFSHVVAATGHPKGDAATLLAKRVNEEMNGTACMEVFANSTLFDDDKVLEALLLGDVQLAAPSLSKFEAYTLKYRLFDLPFLFSSLKAVDNFVQSDSGKGLLTVMEDVGYTGLGYWSSGLKQFSANKPLLVPSDADGLKFRVQTSDVAVAMIEAMGGSAQKLAFKEVYGALQTGVVDGQENSWSNIYTQKFFEVQDGVTETNHQLLAYLLVTSTEWLNSLDPDVRDQFVKIADEVTIEANAAVAATEAANRQNILDAGGTIRELNAEQRKAWVDAMKPVWTKFEGDIGADLIEAAVASNDAS; the protein is encoded by the coding sequence ATGAAAAAACTGCTTCTTGGCGCCGTTTCCGCGGCAGCCCTCGTGCTTTCGGCAAATGCAGCTTCGGCAAATTGCGATGATGGCGAAATGGTCATCAAGTTCAGCCACGTGGTGGCCGCGACAGGCCACCCCAAGGGTGACGCCGCCACGCTGCTTGCAAAGCGCGTCAACGAGGAAATGAACGGCACGGCTTGCATGGAAGTGTTTGCCAACTCGACCCTGTTTGACGACGACAAGGTTCTCGAAGCGCTGCTGCTGGGCGATGTCCAGCTTGCCGCACCGTCGCTTTCGAAATTCGAAGCCTACACCCTCAAGTATCGCCTGTTCGATTTGCCGTTCCTGTTTTCGAGCCTCAAGGCCGTTGACAACTTCGTCCAGTCGGATTCAGGCAAGGGTCTGCTGACCGTGATGGAAGATGTGGGCTACACCGGGCTTGGCTACTGGTCGTCAGGTCTCAAGCAGTTCTCGGCCAACAAGCCGTTGCTTGTTCCGTCCGATGCCGATGGTCTCAAGTTCCGGGTCCAGACCTCTGACGTTGCCGTGGCAATGATCGAAGCCATGGGCGGTTCGGCCCAGAAGCTTGCGTTCAAGGAAGTCTATGGTGCGCTTCAGACTGGCGTTGTCGATGGACAGGAGAACTCCTGGTCCAACATCTACACCCAGAAGTTCTTCGAAGTGCAGGACGGCGTGACCGAGACCAACCATCAGCTGCTGGCCTATTTGCTGGTGACATCGACTGAATGGCTCAACAGCCTTGACCCCGATGTCCGTGACCAGTTCGTCAAGATCGCCGATGAAGTGACGATCGAAGCCAACGCCGCGGTCGCTGCAACGGAAGCTGCAAACCGGCAGAACATCCTTGATGCCGGCGGTACGATCCGCGAACTCAATGCTGAGCAGCGCAAGGCCTGGGTCGATGCGATGAAGCCGGTCTGGACCAAGTTCGAAGGCGATATCGGCGCCGATCTGATCGAGGCCGCAGTGGCGTCGAACGACGCCAGCTAA
- a CDS encoding sigma-54-dependent transcriptional regulator, which yields MQTRTELRDEDRIIHLVDDDADLRHALKQSLELEGLNVVCHDRAEAIADLPLRSLHGVIVSDIRMPGMDGLALMRQVLSIDPTMPVVLITGHGDVQMAVEAMRAGAYDFIEKPFAASRLLSVIERGLEKRRLVLENRILRNALDGGDDLSSRLVGRNPAIQRLRAQIAAVADTDADVLVTGETGAGKEVVARALHDFGPRRKANFVAINCAALPAEIFESELFGHEAGAFTGAQKLRIGKMEHANGGTIFLDEIESMPLDLQAKLLRAIEGRYIERLGSNRQVPLDVRFVAATKTDLSNNPAFRTDLYYRLNVITLDIPSLRVRKDDIPLLFFHMAREARARYRREIPDITPQIEAGLMAHDWPGNVRELRNVADRFVLGMWTGFGTLAEAAMESVSGNLPERVEAFERAVIKAEIARNGGALKPTYESLGISRKGLYEKMRRLSISTDEGAGGS from the coding sequence TTGCAAACCAGAACAGAGCTGAGAGACGAGGATCGTATTATCCATCTGGTGGATGATGATGCCGACCTGCGTCATGCGCTGAAACAATCGCTCGAACTGGAAGGCCTGAATGTGGTTTGCCACGACCGGGCCGAAGCGATTGCTGACTTGCCGCTGCGGAGCCTGCATGGGGTGATTGTCTCGGATATCCGGATGCCGGGCATGGACGGGCTGGCGCTGATGCGGCAGGTGCTGTCGATCGATCCGACCATGCCGGTGGTGCTGATTACTGGTCATGGCGATGTGCAGATGGCGGTCGAGGCGATGCGCGCCGGCGCCTATGACTTCATCGAGAAGCCGTTTGCGGCAAGCCGACTTCTGTCGGTGATTGAACGCGGTCTTGAAAAGCGCAGGCTGGTTCTCGAAAACCGGATCCTGCGCAACGCGCTCGATGGCGGCGATGACCTTTCGTCGCGACTGGTCGGGCGCAATCCGGCGATCCAGCGGCTGCGCGCGCAAATAGCGGCCGTCGCCGATACCGACGCGGATGTGCTGGTAACCGGTGAGACCGGCGCTGGCAAGGAGGTGGTGGCCCGCGCGCTGCATGATTTCGGGCCACGGCGGAAAGCCAATTTCGTTGCCATCAATTGTGCGGCGCTGCCGGCGGAAATCTTTGAATCGGAGTTGTTCGGCCATGAGGCCGGAGCCTTCACGGGCGCGCAGAAGCTACGCATCGGCAAGATGGAACATGCCAATGGCGGCACGATCTTTCTCGACGAAATAGAATCCATGCCGCTCGATCTGCAGGCCAAGTTGCTGCGCGCCATCGAGGGGCGCTATATCGAACGGCTCGGTTCGAACCGGCAGGTGCCGCTCGATGTGCGCTTCGTGGCGGCAACCAAGACCGATCTGAGTAACAATCCGGCTTTCCGCACGGATCTCTATTACAGGCTCAATGTCATTACGCTCGACATCCCGTCATTGCGGGTGCGCAAGGATGACATACCGCTGTTGTTCTTCCACATGGCGCGCGAGGCGCGGGCGCGCTATCGCCGCGAAATTCCCGATATCACGCCGCAGATCGAGGCCGGGCTGATGGCCCATGACTGGCCGGGCAATGTGCGCGAACTGCGCAATGTCGCCGACCGGTTTGTGCTGGGCATGTGGACCGGCTTCGGAACGCTGGCGGAAGCGGCAATGGAATCAGTGTCGGGCAATCTGCCGGAGCGGGTAGAGGCTTTCGAGCGGGCCGTCATCAAGGCCGAGATTGCCCGCAATGGCGGTGCCCTGAAGCCCACCTACGAGAGCTTGGGAATTTCGCGCAAGGGATTGTACGAAAAGATGCGTCGTCTTAGTATTTCCACGGACGAAGGTGCTGGTGGGTCGTGA